One window from the genome of Trabulsiella odontotermitis encodes:
- a CDS encoding sensor histidine kinase, translated as MYEFNLVLLLLQQMCVFLVIAWLMSKTRLFIPLMQVTVRLPHKLLCYVTFSIFCIMGTYFGLHIEDSIANTRAIGAVMGGLLGGPVVGGLVGLTGGLHRYSMGGMTALSCMISTIVEGLLGGLVHSVLIRRGRPDKVFSPLTAGAITCFAELVQMLIILAIARPFNDALHLVQSIAAPMMVTNTVGAALFMRILLDKRAMFEKYTSAFSATALKVAASTEGILRQGFNEENSMKVAQVLIQELDIGAVAITDRDKLLAFTGIGDDHHLPGKPISSSYTQKAIDTGDVVYADGNEVPYRCSIHPNCKLGSTLVIPLRGENQRVIGTIKLYEAKNRLFSSINRTLGEGIAQLLSAQILAGQYERQKALLTQSEIKLLHAQVNPHFLFNALNTLMAVIRRDSDQAGQLVQYLSTFFRKNLKRPSEVVTLADEIEHVNAYLQIEKARFQSRLQVTLFVPESLSHHQLPAFTLQPIVENAIKHGTSQHLGVGEISIQASQHGQYLQLDIEDNAGLYQPRENASGLGMNLVDKRLRARFGDNCGITVTCEPERFTRITLRLPLEETAC; from the coding sequence ATGTACGAGTTTAATCTGGTGTTGCTGCTGCTTCAGCAGATGTGTGTTTTTCTGGTCATCGCCTGGCTGATGAGCAAAACCCGGCTCTTTATTCCGCTAATGCAGGTCACTGTGCGTCTGCCGCACAAACTCCTCTGTTACGTCACCTTCTCTATTTTCTGCATTATGGGGACCTATTTTGGTCTGCATATCGAAGATTCCATTGCCAATACCCGCGCGATCGGCGCCGTGATGGGCGGGCTGTTGGGCGGCCCGGTGGTAGGGGGTCTGGTCGGGTTGACGGGGGGGCTTCACCGCTATTCGATGGGAGGCATGACGGCGCTGAGCTGCATGATTTCGACCATCGTCGAAGGGCTGCTTGGCGGACTGGTGCACAGTGTATTGATTCGTCGTGGCCGCCCCGACAAAGTGTTCAGCCCGCTGACCGCCGGGGCGATTACCTGTTTTGCCGAGCTGGTTCAAATGCTGATTATTCTGGCAATTGCGCGACCCTTTAACGATGCGCTGCATCTGGTGCAAAGCATTGCCGCGCCGATGATGGTTACGAATACCGTTGGTGCGGCGTTGTTTATGCGTATTCTGCTCGATAAGCGGGCGATGTTTGAGAAATACACCTCGGCGTTTTCCGCGACGGCGCTAAAGGTGGCGGCGTCGACAGAAGGGATTTTGCGCCAGGGTTTTAACGAAGAGAACAGCATGAAGGTGGCGCAGGTGCTGATCCAGGAGCTGGATATCGGCGCGGTGGCGATCACTGATCGCGATAAGCTGCTGGCTTTCACCGGTATTGGCGACGATCATCATCTGCCAGGCAAACCGATCTCGTCATCGTACACGCAAAAGGCGATTGATACCGGCGATGTGGTCTATGCCGACGGCAATGAAGTGCCGTACCGCTGCTCTATTCACCCGAACTGCAAGCTCGGCTCGACGCTGGTGATCCCGCTCCGCGGTGAGAATCAGCGCGTGATTGGCACCATTAAGCTTTATGAAGCGAAAAACCGCCTGTTCAGTTCAATTAACCGCACACTGGGCGAGGGGATCGCGCAATTGCTGTCGGCGCAGATCCTTGCCGGGCAGTACGAACGGCAAAAGGCGTTGCTGACGCAATCGGAAATCAAGCTACTGCATGCGCAGGTGAATCCGCATTTCCTGTTTAACGCGCTGAATACGCTGATGGCGGTGATCCGCCGCGACAGTGATCAGGCGGGGCAACTGGTGCAATATCTGTCGACCTTCTTTCGTAAAAACCTGAAGCGGCCGTCGGAAGTGGTGACGCTGGCGGATGAAATCGAGCACGTGAACGCCTATCTGCAAATCGAAAAGGCACGTTTTCAGTCTCGTTTACAGGTGACGCTGTTTGTCCCGGAATCGCTGTCGCATCATCAACTGCCTGCGTTTACGCTACAACCTATTGTGGAGAACGCGATTAAACACGGTACATCACAACATCTCGGTGTGGGCGAGATCTCCATTCAGGCAAGCCAGCATGGTCAGTACCTGCAACTGGATATCGAAGACAACGCCGGCTTGTATCAACCCAGGGAAAACGCCAGCGGACTGGGCATGAATCTGGTGGATAAACGACTTCGCGCCCGCTTTGGCGACAACTGCGGCATCACGGTGACCTGTGAACCGGAACGGTTTACCCGTATCACCCTGAGACTGCCCCTGGAGGAGACGGCATGCTAA
- the artJ gene encoding arginine ABC transporter substrate-binding protein ArtJ has translation MKKLLLAAMFATFATSAVAADKISFGVSATYPPFESLDASNQIVGFDIDLAKALCKQMQAECTFTNHAFDSLIPSLKFKKYDAVISGMDITPERSKQVTFTDPYYANSAVVIAKKDAYKTFDDLKGKRIGMENGTTHQKYLQDKHPEVKTVAYDSYQNAIIDLKNGRIDGVFGDTAVVNEWLKTNPQLGTATPKVTDPQYFGTGLGIAVRPDNNALVEKLNSALKAIKADGTYQKISDQWFPG, from the coding sequence ATGAAAAAATTACTTCTGGCCGCAATGTTTGCCACTTTTGCCACTAGCGCAGTCGCCGCGGATAAAATCAGCTTTGGCGTTTCCGCCACCTATCCCCCTTTTGAATCGCTGGATGCCAGCAACCAGATTGTGGGTTTTGATATTGATCTGGCGAAAGCACTGTGCAAACAAATGCAGGCAGAATGCACCTTCACCAACCACGCCTTTGACAGCCTGATCCCGTCGCTGAAGTTTAAGAAATACGATGCAGTGATTTCCGGCATGGATATCACCCCGGAGCGTAGCAAACAGGTCACCTTTACCGACCCGTACTATGCCAACTCGGCGGTGGTGATTGCGAAGAAAGACGCGTATAAGACATTCGACGATCTGAAAGGCAAACGCATCGGCATGGAAAACGGTACCACCCACCAGAAATATTTGCAGGATAAGCACCCGGAAGTGAAAACTGTGGCGTATGACAGCTACCAGAACGCCATCATCGACCTGAAAAACGGCCGTATCGACGGCGTATTTGGTGATACCGCGGTAGTGAATGAGTGGCTGAAAACCAACCCGCAGCTGGGTACCGCCACGCCGAAAGTGACCGATCCGCAATACTTCGGCACCGGTCTTGGCATCGCGGTTCGTCCGGACAACAACGCGCTGGTAGAGAAACTGAACAGCGCGCTGAAAGCCATCAAAGCCGATGGCACCTATCAGAAAATCAGCGACCAGTGGTTCCCGGGCTAA
- a CDS encoding heavy metal-binding domain-containing protein yields MQFSTTPTLEGQTIVEYCGVVTGEAILGANIFRDFFAGIRDIVGGRSGSYEKELRKAREIAFEEMGDQAKSMGADAIVGIDIDYETVGQNGSMLMVSVSGTAVKTRR; encoded by the coding sequence ATGCAATTCTCAACGACCCCAACCCTGGAAGGGCAAACCATCGTGGAATACTGCGGCGTGGTCACCGGTGAGGCCATTCTTGGCGCCAACATCTTCCGCGACTTCTTTGCGGGCATTCGTGACATCGTCGGCGGACGCTCCGGCTCGTATGAAAAAGAGCTGCGCAAAGCGCGGGAAATAGCCTTTGAAGAGATGGGCGATCAGGCTAAATCGATGGGCGCGGATGCGATCGTCGGAATTGATATTGATTACGAAACGGTCGGTCAGAACGGCAGTATGCTGATGGTGAGCGTCAGCGGGACGGCGGTCAAAACCCGCCGATGA
- the artP gene encoding arginine ABC transporter ATP-binding protein ArtP encodes MSIKLDGINCFYGAHQALFDITLECQQGETLVLLGPSGAGKSSLLRVLNLLEMPRSGKLSIEGNHFDFAKTPSDKAIRELRQNVGMVFQQYNLWPHLTVLQNLIEAPCRVLGLSKDQARERADKLLERLRLTPFSDRYPLHLSGGQQQRVAIARALMMEPQVLLFDEPTAALDPEITAQIVSIIRELAQTKITQVIVTHEVEVARKTASRVVYMENGHIIEQGDASCFAEPKTDAFKNYLSH; translated from the coding sequence ATGAGTATTAAATTAGACGGCATTAATTGCTTCTATGGCGCACATCAGGCGCTTTTTGACATTACGCTGGAGTGTCAACAGGGTGAAACTCTGGTACTGCTTGGCCCAAGCGGTGCAGGCAAGAGCTCTTTGCTACGCGTACTTAACCTTCTGGAGATGCCGCGTTCCGGTAAGCTCTCCATTGAAGGCAATCATTTCGATTTTGCGAAAACCCCATCCGACAAGGCTATCCGCGAGCTGCGACAGAACGTCGGCATGGTATTTCAGCAATACAACCTGTGGCCACATCTGACCGTGCTACAAAACCTGATTGAAGCGCCCTGCCGTGTGCTGGGATTGAGTAAAGATCAGGCGCGTGAACGTGCGGATAAGCTGCTGGAACGTCTGCGTCTTACGCCTTTCAGTGATCGTTATCCGCTGCACCTCTCCGGCGGTCAGCAGCAGCGTGTTGCGATTGCCCGCGCGCTGATGATGGAGCCGCAAGTGCTGCTGTTTGACGAACCGACGGCGGCGCTCGATCCAGAAATTACCGCGCAAATCGTCAGTATCATTCGCGAACTGGCACAAACTAAAATTACCCAGGTGATCGTCACCCATGAAGTGGAAGTGGCGCGTAAAACCGCCAGCCGGGTGGTCTATATGGAAAACGGTCATATCATCGAGCAAGGGGACGCGAGCTGTTTCGCAGAACCGAAAACCGATGCCTTTAAAAACTACCTTTCTCACTAA
- the artQ gene encoding arginine ABC transporter permease ArtQ — protein sequence MNEFFPLASAAGMTVGLALCALIIGLVLAMFFAVWESAKWRPIAWAGSALVTVLRGLPEILVVLFIYFGSSQLLLMLSDGFTLNLGVVQIPVQMEIENFDVSPFLCGVIALSLLYSAYASQTLRGALKAVPVGQWESGQALGLSKSAIFFRLVMPQMWRHALPGLGNQWLVLLKDTALVSLISVNDLMLQTKSIATRTQEPFTWYIVAAAIYLVITLFSQYILKRIDLRATRFERRPG from the coding sequence ATGAACGAATTTTTTCCTTTAGCAAGCGCCGCCGGGATGACCGTCGGCCTTGCCCTTTGTGCATTGATCATCGGGCTTGTGCTGGCGATGTTCTTTGCGGTCTGGGAGTCGGCAAAATGGCGCCCGATCGCATGGGCGGGTTCCGCGCTGGTGACCGTGCTGCGCGGGCTACCGGAGATTCTGGTAGTCCTGTTTATCTATTTCGGCTCTTCTCAGTTGCTGCTGATGCTCTCCGACGGCTTCACCCTGAATCTCGGCGTGGTGCAAATCCCCGTACAAATGGAGATCGAAAACTTCGACGTCAGCCCGTTCCTGTGCGGTGTGATTGCATTGTCGCTGCTCTATTCCGCCTATGCCTCGCAAACTCTGCGCGGCGCGCTGAAAGCCGTGCCGGTGGGCCAGTGGGAATCCGGTCAGGCGCTGGGGTTGTCGAAAAGCGCGATTTTCTTCCGTCTGGTAATGCCGCAGATGTGGCGTCATGCTTTGCCGGGGCTGGGTAACCAGTGGCTGGTGTTGTTGAAGGATACGGCGCTGGTTTCGCTTATCAGCGTGAATGACCTGATGTTGCAGACTAAAAGCATCGCGACGCGCACCCAGGAGCCGTTTACCTGGTACATCGTGGCGGCGGCCATTTACCTGGTGATCACCCTCTTCAGCCAGTACATTCTCAAACGCATTGACCTGCGTGCCACTCGCTTTGAACGGAGACCAGGCTGA
- a CDS encoding DUF1456 family protein yields the protein MLNNDILRSLRYALKTNNQGLVRLIALGETDVVEAQIAPWLRKEEEEGYERCPDIVLSALLNGLIYDKRGRDEDAPPLALERRLNNNIVLKKLRIAFSLKTDDILAILTEQKFRVSMPEITAMMRAPEHKNFRECGDQFMRYFLRGLTVRLHQA from the coding sequence ATGCTGAATAATGATATTTTACGTAGCCTGCGCTACGCCCTGAAAACTAACAACCAGGGTCTGGTGCGGCTGATTGCGCTCGGCGAAACGGACGTGGTGGAAGCGCAGATTGCGCCATGGTTGCGAAAAGAAGAAGAAGAGGGGTATGAACGTTGCCCTGACATCGTGCTGTCCGCGTTGCTGAACGGCCTGATTTACGACAAACGTGGTCGTGATGAAGACGCGCCGCCGCTGGCGCTTGAGCGCAGACTGAATAATAACATCGTGCTGAAGAAGCTGCGCATCGCCTTTTCCCTGAAAACGGATGATATTCTGGCGATCCTCACTGAACAAAAATTCCGCGTATCAATGCCAGAAATTACCGCCATGATGCGTGCCCCGGAACACAAAAATTTCCGCGAGTGCGGGGATCAGTTCATGCGTTATTTCCTGCGCGGCCTGACGGTGCGTCTGCATCAGGCATAA
- the artI gene encoding arginine ABC transporter substrate-binding protein ArtI, with amino-acid sequence MKKVLIAALLASVSLSATAAQTIRFATEASYPPFESMDTSNKIVGFDVDLANALCKEIDASCTFTNQAFDSLIPSLKFRRIDAVMAGMDITPEREKQVLFTTPYYDNSALFIGQQGKFTSIDQLKGKKVGVQNGTTHQKFIMDKHPEITTVPYDSYQNAKLDLQNGRIDAVFGDTAVVTEWLKANPKLAAVGDKVTDKDYFGTGLGIAVRQGNTDLQQKFNAALEKVKKDGTYETIYNKWFQK; translated from the coding sequence ATGAAAAAAGTACTGATTGCCGCGCTGCTTGCCAGCGTCAGCCTGTCTGCCACTGCTGCTCAGACGATTCGTTTTGCGACGGAAGCCTCTTATCCTCCGTTTGAATCAATGGATACGAGCAACAAGATTGTCGGTTTTGATGTGGATCTGGCGAACGCGCTGTGTAAAGAGATCGACGCCAGCTGTACCTTTACCAATCAGGCGTTTGACAGCCTGATCCCGAGCCTGAAATTCCGCCGCATCGACGCAGTCATGGCCGGTATGGATATCACCCCGGAACGTGAAAAGCAGGTGCTGTTTACCACGCCGTACTACGACAACTCCGCACTGTTCATCGGTCAGCAGGGTAAATTCACCAGCATTGATCAGCTGAAAGGCAAGAAAGTAGGCGTGCAGAACGGCACCACGCACCAGAAATTCATCATGGATAAACATCCGGAAATCACCACTGTGCCTTACGACAGCTACCAGAATGCGAAACTGGATCTGCAAAACGGGCGTATTGATGCGGTATTCGGTGACACCGCGGTGGTGACCGAGTGGCTGAAGGCCAACCCGAAACTGGCCGCTGTCGGCGACAAAGTCACCGATAAAGACTATTTCGGTACCGGCCTCGGCATCGCTGTGCGTCAGGGCAATACCGACCTGCAGCAGAAATTTAACGCTGCGCTGGAAAAAGTGAAGAAAGATGGGACTTACGAAACCATCTACAACAAATGGTTTCAGAAGTAA
- a CDS encoding lipoprotein, whose product MRYTKLALLVPGALLLSACTTVTPAFKDIGTRSGPCVDGGPDAVAQQFYDYRIQHKNNDLTGLRPYLSDSLAKLLNDASHNPDDRAILQSDPFSSRTTLPESADVASASTIPNTDARNIPLRVELKQGTQRWQDEVLMIREGQCWAVDDVRYLGANAHAPAGTLRQVLEKR is encoded by the coding sequence ATGCGCTATACAAAACTCGCTCTTCTGGTTCCCGGCGCGCTGCTGCTCAGCGCCTGCACTACCGTCACACCAGCATTTAAGGATATTGGCACCCGCAGCGGCCCGTGTGTTGATGGCGGACCGGACGCGGTGGCTCAACAATTTTATGACTATCGCATTCAGCACAAAAATAATGACCTGACGGGTCTGCGCCCGTACCTCAGTGACAGTCTGGCAAAACTGCTGAATGATGCCAGCCATAACCCTGACGATCGCGCTATTCTGCAGTCTGATCCCTTCTCCAGCCGTACCACGCTGCCGGAAAGCGCTGATGTTGCCAGTGCCTCCACCATTCCGAATACCGATGCACGGAACATTCCGCTGCGTGTGGAGCTGAAACAGGGCACACAACGCTGGCAGGATGAGGTGCTGATGATCCGCGAAGGCCAGTGCTGGGCCGTAGATGACGTGCGTTACCTTGGCGCCAATGCCCACGCGCCAGCCGGTACGCTGCGCCAGGTACTGGAAAAACGGTAA
- the mlrA gene encoding HTH-type transcriptional regulator MlrA, producing MALYSIGEVALLCDINPVTLRAWQRRYGLLKPQRTDGGHRLFNDEDIDRIREIKRWIDTGVQVGKVKSLLCEKTSAQQTGWLEQQEMLLSYLQNGNLNRLRLWIKERARDYPAQTLVTYLFIPLRRRLQSQQAALHMLLSMLDGILINHISHCLLSSHRKAGKEALVVGWNIHDTTRLWLEGWMASEQGWRVDILAHSLTQLRPEIFEGKTLLVWCGESPSSLQTQQLARWREAGYEIVSLGA from the coding sequence ATGGCGCTTTACAGCATCGGTGAAGTGGCTCTGCTTTGTGACATCAATCCTGTAACGCTACGCGCCTGGCAGCGCCGCTATGGATTGCTAAAACCACAACGCACGGACGGCGGACACCGCTTATTCAATGACGAAGATATCGATCGTATTCGGGAGATCAAACGCTGGATTGACACCGGCGTTCAGGTCGGCAAAGTTAAATCGCTGCTGTGTGAAAAGACCAGCGCGCAGCAGACTGGCTGGCTGGAGCAACAGGAGATGCTGCTCAGCTACCTGCAAAACGGCAATCTGAACCGGCTACGGCTGTGGATCAAAGAGCGTGCTCGCGATTACCCCGCCCAGACGCTGGTAACCTATCTGTTCATTCCGCTCCGTCGACGTCTGCAAAGCCAGCAGGCGGCCCTGCACATGCTATTAAGCATGCTGGACGGCATCTTAATCAACCATATTTCGCATTGCCTGCTCAGCAGTCACCGCAAAGCGGGGAAAGAGGCGCTGGTGGTCGGCTGGAACATTCATGACACCACCCGCCTGTGGCTGGAGGGCTGGATGGCCTCAGAACAAGGCTGGCGCGTAGATATTCTCGCCCATTCGCTGACCCAACTGCGGCCGGAAATTTTCGAAGGCAAAACGCTGCTGGTGTGGTGTGGCGAATCGCCGTCCTCGTTGCAGACACAACAGCTGGCACGCTGGCGGGAAGCGGGATACGAGATAGTCTCCCTCGGCGCATAG
- a CDS encoding ABC transporter permease: MQRFRDPLLWLIALFIALLWLLPRSGPLFHALFPQLPRPLYQQESFLMLTLAHLWLVGVSSLAAVVLGVGAGILVTRPAGREFRTLVETIAAMGQTFPPVAVLAIAVPVIGFGREPAIIALILYGILPVLQGTLAGLAAVPESVSSVAKGMGMNGWQRLTKVELPLAAPVILAGIRTSVIINIGTAAIASTVGANTLGTPIIIGLSGFNTAYVLQGAILVALAAIIIDRGFERLNRWLSRHRHEQ; this comes from the coding sequence GTGCAACGGTTTCGTGACCCGCTTCTGTGGCTGATTGCGCTGTTTATCGCGCTGCTGTGGCTGTTGCCGCGCAGCGGCCCGTTGTTTCATGCGCTGTTCCCGCAACTGCCGCGTCCGCTCTATCAGCAGGAGAGTTTCCTGATGCTGACGCTGGCGCATCTCTGGCTGGTGGGCGTGTCGAGCCTGGCCGCAGTGGTGCTGGGTGTAGGCGCGGGAATACTGGTGACGCGTCCGGCCGGGCGCGAGTTCCGCACGCTGGTCGAAACCATAGCCGCCATGGGGCAGACTTTTCCGCCGGTGGCGGTGCTGGCGATTGCGGTTCCGGTGATAGGGTTTGGTCGTGAACCTGCCATTATCGCGCTGATCCTCTACGGCATTCTGCCGGTATTACAGGGAACGCTGGCAGGGCTGGCCGCAGTGCCGGAAAGCGTCAGCAGCGTGGCGAAAGGAATGGGGATGAATGGCTGGCAGCGGCTGACGAAAGTGGAATTGCCGCTGGCGGCGCCGGTGATTCTGGCGGGGATCCGCACTTCGGTCATCATCAACATTGGCACCGCGGCCATTGCCTCAACGGTGGGGGCCAATACGCTCGGCACGCCGATTATCATCGGGCTGAGCGGGTTTAATACGGCGTATGTGCTTCAGGGGGCGATTCTGGTGGCGCTGGCGGCCATTATTATTGACCGCGGCTTTGAGCGGCTGAACCGCTGGCTCAGCCGACACCGCCACGAACAATAA
- a CDS encoding ABC transporter ATP-binding protein, with the protein MIEFEHVSKSFSGLEAVKDLSLNLREGAFSVLVGTSGSGKSTTLKMINRLVEHDSGIIRFAGEEIRQQPVLEMRRRMGYAIQSIGLFPHWTVAQNIATVPQLQKWSRGKIDQRIEELMALLGLEPALRERYPHQLSGGQQQRVGVARALAANPEVLLMDEPFGALDPVTRTALQQEMSRIHRLLGRTIVLVTHDIDEALRLADHLVVMDGGEVIQQGTPLEILSHPRNEFVRTFFGSSELGVRLLSLREVGHYLRHDEHAEGEPLQEAMSLREALSAFVAQQRLSLPVVNAQGEPCGVLHFADLLREEANSATVS; encoded by the coding sequence ATGATTGAATTTGAGCATGTGAGCAAAAGCTTCTCTGGCCTGGAGGCGGTAAAAGATCTCTCTCTGAATCTGCGTGAAGGCGCATTTTCGGTGCTGGTTGGCACTTCCGGCTCCGGGAAATCGACCACCCTGAAGATGATTAATCGGCTGGTGGAGCATGACAGCGGCATCATCCGATTCGCCGGGGAAGAAATTCGCCAGCAGCCCGTGCTCGAAATGCGTCGGCGGATGGGCTATGCCATTCAGTCGATCGGGCTTTTTCCTCACTGGACGGTGGCGCAGAACATCGCCACGGTTCCGCAGCTGCAAAAATGGTCGCGTGGCAAAATCGACCAGCGCATTGAGGAACTGATGGCGCTGCTCGGTCTGGAACCCGCATTGCGCGAGCGTTACCCGCACCAGTTGTCGGGCGGCCAGCAGCAGCGCGTTGGCGTGGCGCGGGCGCTAGCGGCGAACCCGGAAGTGCTGCTGATGGATGAACCCTTCGGCGCGCTCGACCCGGTGACCCGTACCGCGCTCCAGCAGGAGATGAGCCGCATTCATCGCCTGCTCGGGCGAACGATTGTGCTGGTCACCCATGACATCGACGAAGCGCTGCGCCTTGCCGATCATCTGGTGGTCATGGACGGCGGCGAAGTGATCCAGCAGGGTACGCCGCTGGAGATCTTAAGCCATCCACGCAACGAGTTTGTCCGTACTTTTTTCGGTAGCAGTGAACTGGGCGTGCGGCTGCTGTCGCTGCGCGAAGTGGGGCATTACCTGCGCCATGATGAACACGCTGAGGGCGAACCGCTGCAGGAAGCCATGAGCCTGCGCGAAGCGCTGTCGGCATTTGTGGCGCAGCAGCGACTCAGTTTGCCGGTGGTTAACGCGCAGGGCGAGCCGTGCGGCGTGTTGCACTTTGCCGATCTGTTGCGTGAGGAGGCAAACAGTGCAACGGTTTCGTGA
- a CDS encoding protein YohO has product MKPAKIAVITLFTLMAIGGISGVMLAGYSFIVRGGVG; this is encoded by the coding sequence ATGAAACCCGCCAAAATTGCTGTTATTACTCTCTTCACGCTGATGGCTATCGGCGGCATCAGCGGTGTGATGCTCGCGGGATATTCGTTTATTGTTCGTGGCGGTGTCGGCTGA
- the btsR gene encoding two-component system response regulator BtsR produces the protein MLNVLIVDDEPLARENLRILLQEQNDIEIVGECSNAVEGIGAVHRLRPDVLFLDIQMPRISGLEMVGMLDPEHRPYIVFLTAFDEYAVKAFEEHAFDYLLKPIEAKRLEKTLTRLRQERTLQDVSVLGENQQVLKYIPCTGHSRIYLLQMEDVAFVSSRMSGVYVTSHEGKEGFTELTLRTLESRTPLVRCHRQHMVNLAHVKEIRLEENGQAELLLRAGQTVPVSRRYLKSLKEAIGL, from the coding sequence ATGCTAAATGTGCTGATTGTCGATGATGAACCCCTGGCACGAGAGAATCTGCGCATTCTGCTACAGGAACAAAATGATATTGAAATCGTCGGTGAGTGTTCAAATGCGGTCGAAGGCATTGGCGCTGTGCATCGTCTGCGCCCGGACGTGTTGTTTCTCGACATCCAGATGCCGCGCATCAGCGGGCTGGAGATGGTCGGCATGCTCGACCCGGAACACCGGCCATATATCGTTTTTCTCACCGCCTTTGACGAATACGCGGTAAAAGCCTTCGAAGAGCATGCGTTTGACTACCTGCTCAAACCCATTGAAGCGAAGCGGCTGGAGAAAACCCTGACGCGCCTGCGCCAGGAGCGCACTCTGCAGGATGTCTCCGTCCTCGGCGAAAACCAGCAGGTGCTGAAGTACATTCCTTGTACCGGCCATAGCCGGATCTACCTGTTGCAAATGGAAGATGTGGCGTTTGTCAGCAGCCGGATGAGCGGCGTGTACGTCACCAGCCATGAAGGCAAAGAAGGGTTCACGGAATTAACGCTGCGCACGCTGGAGAGCCGCACGCCACTGGTGCGCTGCCATCGTCAGCATATGGTCAATCTGGCGCATGTCAAAGAGATCCGCCTTGAGGAAAATGGTCAGGCTGAGTTACTGCTGCGCGCCGGGCAAACCGTGCCGGTCAGCCGTCGCTACCTGAAAAGCCTGAAAGAGGCGATTGGGTTGTAG
- the artM gene encoding arginine ABC transporter permease ArtM — protein sequence MVEYFPELLKGLHTSLTLTVASLLVALVLALVFTIILTLKTPVLVWIVRAYITLFTGTPLLVQIFLIYYGPGQFPTLQEYPVIWHLLSEPWLCALIALSLNSAAYTTQLFYGAVRAIPEGQWQSCGALGMSKKDTLAILLPYAFKRALSSYSNEVVLIFKSTSLAYTITLMEVMGHGQLLYGRTYDVMVFGAAGVIYLIVNGLLTLMMRLIERKALAFETRK from the coding sequence ATGGTTGAGTATTTTCCGGAACTGCTGAAAGGGCTGCACACCAGCCTGACGCTGACCGTCGCGTCGCTTCTCGTCGCGCTGGTGCTGGCGCTGGTTTTCACCATCATTCTGACACTGAAAACACCGGTGCTGGTGTGGATTGTGCGCGCGTATATCACGCTGTTCACTGGTACGCCGCTGCTGGTGCAGATCTTCCTGATTTACTACGGGCCGGGTCAGTTCCCGACGTTGCAGGAATATCCGGTGATCTGGCATCTGCTGTCGGAACCGTGGCTGTGCGCGCTTATCGCGCTGTCGCTCAACAGTGCGGCCTACACCACCCAGCTGTTTTACGGTGCCGTTCGCGCTATCCCGGAAGGGCAATGGCAATCCTGCGGCGCACTGGGAATGAGCAAGAAAGACACGCTGGCGATCCTGTTGCCGTATGCGTTTAAGCGCGCCCTTTCCTCCTACTCCAACGAAGTGGTGCTGATCTTCAAGAGCACGTCTCTGGCGTACACCATCACATTAATGGAAGTTATGGGTCACGGACAGTTGCTCTACGGGCGGACTTATGATGTTATGGTATTCGGCGCAGCGGGAGTGATTTACCTCATCGTCAACGGTTTGCTGACATTGATGATGCGCCTTATAGAACGCAAAGCACTGGCCTTTGAAACGCGAAAATAA